GCGCTCACCGATGCGCTGTGGAAGAAGCTGCCGACCGACATCGCTGCGCTGCTCGATCTGTCGCGGGAGGTCTTCGACGAGATCGTCACCTCACAGGCCAGTTACGCGATGTTCCTCAACGCCTGGTGGCCGACGCTGACTCCCGAACTGGTGCTCGCGCGGCTGGCCGACCCGGCCCTGCTGCGCAAGTTCGGCCATGACGTGCTGGACGCCGACGAACGCCACGTACTGGCAGACAGTCTCGCGCACGCGCGCGGCTTCGTCCCCGGCGGCGAACGGCAGCATCCCGACTGGTCGATCAGCGACATCGCGCTGCTCGACGAACTGGCGGCGATGATCGGCCCAGCACCGATCGAGCGCGAGGTCGATCCGACCCTCTTCCTCGACGACGGCACCGAGGTTGCCGAACTGGTCACTCTGGCCGACACGCTGACCACCACCCGTGAGATCGACCCGGACGACGACGGCGTGGTGACCCATGCTCATGTCCTGGTCGATGAGGCACAGGACATCACGCCGATGCAGTGGCGGATGCTGCGCCGCCGCGGCCCGCAGGCGTCCTGGACCCTGGTCGGCGACCCCGCCCAGAGTTCCTATCCGAGCGACGACGAAACCCGCCGCGCGATGCGCGATCTGATCGGACGCGGAGCCTCGCGCACCTTCCGGCTGTCGACCAACTACCGTTCTCCGGCGGAGATCATGGACCTCGCGGGACGGGTGATCACCTCGGTCTACCCGGACGCCGATGTGCCGGCGTCGGTGCGCCGGACGGGCGTCCAGCCAGAACTGCTGGCATTGCCCGACGCGCCCAGAGGGGAACGGCTGGGCCGCGTCCTCACCCGGCTGGCCGCTGAGGTCGACGGCTCGATCGCGGTGATCTGCGCCGCCGGACGTCTCGCCTCGGTACGTGACACCATCGCCTCCATGCCGTTACCCGACGAACTCCGGAATCGGCTGACGGTGCTGACCGCCCTACAGGTCAAGGGCCTGGAGTTCGACGCCACGATCGTCCTCGCCCCCGACGAGATCGTTCAGCAGACCGCGGGTGGGGTGCGCGTACTGTACGTCGCACTCACGCGCGCGACTCAGCGGCTGGTCACCCTCGACCTGACGGACGGTCGGCCCGGAGCATGGCGAGAATCTCTCGAGTTGCCCGCGAACGGTTCTGAGTGAAGAAGTGCAGGCCGGGTGCGCATCCGGCCAGCAGCCGCTCGCACAGCTCGGCGGCGATCTGCGCACCCGTGTGACGGACCTGGTCGGGGTCGTCGGCGACGCTCAGCAGTCGCCTGGCGACTTCGGCGGGGATGTCGGCCCCGGACATCTCCGCGAAGCGTCCGAGTTGTTTGACGCTGGTCACCGGCATGATGCCCGGCACGATCGGTATCGTGCAGCCCGCACTGCGGGCGCGTCCGACCATCTCGAAATAGTGGCCCAGCTCGAAGAAGAGCTGGGTGACCGCGAACGATGCACCGGCCTGCTGCTTGCCGAGCAAGATCTGGGCGTCCAGTTCGGGCGTCGAGGTGGCGTGACCATCGGGGAACGCCGCCACGCCGATGCTGAAATCACCGCGGGAGGCGATCAGTTCGACCAACTCGGTGGCATTGTGCAGTCCGCCCGGATGGGCCCGCCACGGCTCCGAGGCGCCGCCCGGCATGTCGCCGCGGATCGCCAGGATGTTGGTCACGCCGGCGTCCCCGTAGGCATCGATGACGGCCTTGATCTCGTCGACGGTCTGCCCGGTGCAGGTGAGGTGGCCCATCACCCGGAAATCGGTCGTCGCAAGAATCGCCATCGTCGCGTTGAGGGTGCGCTGCCGGCTCGACCCGTTGGCGCCGTAGGTCACCGACACCCAGTCCGGCTTCAACGGCTTCAGTTCGGCGATCGTGCGGGTGAGCAACTCCTGGCCGGCCTCGTCCTTGGGGGGGAAGAACTCGAAGCTGAAGGTCGCCTGTGAGGTGTTCGCCAGCAGCTCACCGATCGATTCGTGCGAAGACATGCCTGCGATTCTAACGGTGCGCCGCAGCGTGCCTCGCCGCCGCCGTGCGGCGGCGTCGACCGGTAGCCTGAGCACCATGCGTCTTGATCCGTCTGATCCCACCTCGCGCAGCTTTCGCGACGCCATCACCGCCGAGCTCGCCGCCTTCCTGAGCGCCAAGAGCGCGGCGCTGGCCGACGTCAGCCCCGCGCTGACCGAACTCACCGAGGTGGCCGCAGACTTCGCCTCGGGAGGCAAGCGGCTGCGTCCGGCGTTCGCCTACTGGGGCTATGTCGGCGCGGCCGGCGATCACGACGTCCCTGCCGCGATCTGGCCGGTGATCAGCGCCTTCGAACTGCTGCACGCCGGTGTCCTGATCCATGACGACGTCTTGGACCAGGCCGATTCGCGCCGCGGACGCCCCACGGTGCACCGCCGGTTCGAGGCCTGGCACCGCTCGTCCGGTGGCCACGGAGATGCCGCCGAGTTCGGCCGGGCGATGGCTGTGCTACTCGGCGACCAGTTGCTCGTCTGGTCGGACGAGCTGGCCTGTGGCGCCGGGCTGGATCCCGAAAGCTGGCGGCGGGCCAGCCCGTACTGGCATCGGGTGCGCACGGAGGTGAACAGCGGTCAGGTGCTCGACCTGTGGGCGCAGTACCAGGTCGGCTCGGACGACACCCTCGGCGCCGAACAGATCGCGGCGAAGGTGCTGGAGGAGAAGACCTCGCGCTACACCGTGCAACGTCCGGTGCAGTTCGGCGCGGCCGCCGGCGGAGCCGGCGATGACGCGCTGGCGGCGCTCGGACGCTTCGGGCTGGTCCTGGGCCGGGCATTCCAGCTGCGAGACGACCTGCTCGGGGTCTTCGCCGATCAGGAGCAGTCCGGCAAACCGGCGGCCGGTGACCTGATCGAGGGCAAGCGCACCGTGTTGCTGGCTCGCGCCCTGGACGGCTTGAATCAAGCCGCCCGGCGGCGCCTCGAATCCCTGATCGGCACACCGCTGACCGACGATCAGATCGCCGAGGCGCGCGCGCTGATCAGCTCGTCCGGGGCCGTCGACCAGGTCGAATCGCTGATCGATGCGGACTATGCCGCTGCCGCGGCGGCGCTTTCCGAGTGCGAACTGACCGAGCCCGGCTATCTCGCGCTGACCGAGCTGGCCCGCCAGTGCGTGGAACGCACCTTCTGAGCTAGTGCTTCGCGCCTTCTGAGCTACCGCTTCGCGAAGGCGGCGAGGCTGACCTGCTCCATCTCGTCACGCCAGGCTGCGTCCAGGAGCTGGCGGTAGGCCCGGACGCCGGTCTCGCCGGGCAGCGGGAAGGCCAGCCGTCGGGCTCCGGCCTCGACGACCGTGCGGCCACTACTCACCGAATCCACGGCGGCGAACCACGGCTTGGAGCCGGGGTCGGCCGGCGGCGCCAGCCGCGCCGCCTCGGTCACCGCGCCGGCGGGCAGCACCACTGCATCGACGCGGGCATCGGCCAGCGCTTGGCGCGCGGCCTGCGTTCCTTCCGCTACCGCCATCACCAGGCCGTGGGGATGTCCGGGAGCGATCCGCGTTCCCGCGTCGGAGACGACCAGGTCGGCGGTTGACCTTGCTGCGAGTCGGGCGTCCGCCCGGATGCCGAGGATCGCGCGGCCGTCGGCCGCCTGTCGTGCTGCCCGGTAGCCGATCAGCAGATCGTCCCCGATCGCGTCGGGCTGCGAGATGACGATCAGGTCGGCGCGCTGACTGCACAGCTGCCGCACCCGTTCGGCCAGTGTCTTCGGCTCATTCTGCAGGCCCGTCCAGACCAGCGTGCGAGCCAGTGCAAGCCGTGTCGTCAATCCCATCCGCGCACTCACGCCCCAACCCTAGCCAGGCGCGGGGTTACGATCTGCCGGATCAGCACAACGGGCGCTCGCCCGACACGACCCGCCGAGTAGCCCTGGTGCACTGGCCCGATCCGGGGGCCACCTACACTGAATAACGTCCGCCGCGCGGAACCGTCAACTTCCCTGACCGACAGATGGAGCCATTGTGACCAGGACCACCACCGACAGACTCGTTGGTGATGTGCTGGACGGGCGCTACGAGGTCTTGCAGCGGCTCGCACGAGGCGGGATGGCCACCGTCTACCGTGCCTGGGACCGCCGCCTCGAACGCATCGTCGCCATCAAGGTGATGCACGACGGCCTGGGTGACGATGCCGATTTCGTGGCGAAGTTCGACCGGGAGGCCCGTGCCGCCGCCCGGCTGTGTGACCAGAATGTCGTTTCGATCTTCGATCAGGGCTACGATCACGGCCGCCCCTACATCGTCATGGAGTTCGTCGAGGGCTCGACGCTGCGCTCCATCATCACCCGCGACGCCCCGATGACCCCGCTGCGTGCCATCCAGATGATCGAACCGGTGGCGGCTGCCCTCGCCGTCGCGCACGATGCCGGCCTGGTGCACCGTGATGTCAAACCCGAGAACGTGCTGATCAGCGATCGCGGCGCGGTCAAGGTTGCCGACTTCGGCCTGGCTCGTACCGTCAGCTCGCAGACATCCACCAGCACGCAGGGGCTGCTGATCGGCACGGTCAGCTACCTGCCACCCGAATTGCTCACCACCGGGCGCGCGCATTCGTGGTCCGATGTCTACTCCACCGGCATCGTGCTGTTCGAGATGCTGACTGGCACCAAGCCGTACACCGGCGACGCCCCGATCACCGTCGCCTACAAGCACGTCAACGAGGATGTCCCCCTGCCATCGCAGGTACTGACAGCCAGACACCCCGGGCAGGCCCGCCGCGACCCGATACCCGACTATGTGGACGCGCTGGTGGCCTCCTGCACCCGCCGCAACCCGAAATCCCGGCCGGTCGACGGCCGCGAACTGCTGCGCCGGATCCGCCGCGTCCGCCGGGCACTCGAACGCGGCGTGCGGTCCGACGAGGCCTTGTGTGCCCTGGTTTTCCCGGCCTCGGCACTGCCCTGGGCGCAGGAGGTGACAACGGCACTGGATCCCGACTCCATGGCGACCTCGGTGCTGGCCGCAACCGCGTCTGCCCCCTCCCAGCCGACCCTCACGCCGCAGCCCCAGGCGCAGCCGAGCCCGCCAACGGCCTTCCGGCCGGATCCCGTCCGGTCCACTCGTGTCATGCCGGCGATGACCGATCAGCAGGTGACCGCGCGCCCGGCGACGGCCAGCACCTACTCCTCCGCGCCGACTCATCCGGCTGGGCCGCCCGCTCCACCGCCCCTGCCGCCGACCGAGGATGTGCCGATGCCCGCCAGCCAGCGTTACCCGAGCCTGTCGCGCACGGCCACCTATCGTCGGCGCCGCGCCTTCACCGCAACCATCCTGGTGGTGCTGCTCACGCTGGTCGTCGGACTCACCAGTTGGTGGTTCACCTCCGGGCGATATGTCGCGGCCCCTTCGGTGATCAATCTCACCCAGGCCGAGGCCCAGGGTGTCGCCGACCAGGCAGGGCTGACCATCACGTTCGCCCAGGAGTACTCCGAGACCGTTCCGACCGATCTGGTGATCAGCTCCGACCCGGTACCTGGTGACCGGATCGTCCGCGGCTCCCAGATGAGCGCCGTGATCTCCAAGGGCCCCGAACGCTTCGCGGTCCCGCAAGTGGCCGGGATGACCCTGAACGATGCGAAGCAGGCCCTCAGTGAGGCCAACCTGGCGACCGGGACGATCACCGAGCAGTGGAGCGAGACCGTCGCCACCGGACTGGTGATCTCGGCCGGCTACACCGCGGGCGAGCAGCTGAAACGTGATACGCCAGTAGATCTGGCGGTGTCGATCGGACGCGAACCGCTGACCATCCCGAGCGTGGTCGGCAAGCCGAAGGATGAGGCCGCCAAGACCCTCACCGATCTGGGATTCCAGGTCGCCTACGGGGACGAACAGGTCAGCGCGACGGTGCCCGCGGGCTCGGTCATCAGCCAGAACCCTGCGTCCGGCACCGGCTACCGCTCGGACACCATCACCCTGGTGATCAGCAAGGGAGCGAACCTGACCAAGGTGCCGGCCCCTGCCACCAACGAGAAGCCGGCCACCTACTACGACCGGCTGACGGCGGCGAAGTTCGCGCCCGAACTGGTCTACAGCGGCGCCAACCTGGGTCCGAATGTCGGCAAGATCGCCAAGGTCACCGACGAGGACGATAACGTGCTGACCGCCGATTCCGAGCTGCCTGAAGGCGCCAAAGTCAAGGTGTACGTTTCTTTGTGATTACCAGCCGCGACCGCTTGTTCTACAGCCCAGCAGACCGGCTTGCCCCGCTCAGTCTGCTGTTCATGGCCGTGCTGTGGGGTTCGACCTTCTTCGTGCTGCACGACATGCTCGATCGCATCGATGCCGCCGATCTGCTGGCGGTCCGGTTCACGATCGCCGCGGTCGTCTTCGGCGCGGTGGTGCACCGCAAGCTGCTCTGGTCGCGCACCACGGTCCGGCAGGGCGCCATCCTCGGCCTGATCTTCGGCTCGGCGCAGCTGTTGCAGACCTACGGCCTGGCGCACACCAGCGCGTCCATCTCGGGATTCCTGACTGGGCTCTATGTCGTGGTCACCCCCATTCTCGAGGGTGTGCTGTTGAAGGCCCGGGTGCGTCAGCGGGTCTGGCTGGCGGTGGCGCTGGCCACGGTCGGTCTGGCCGCGTTGACCATCGTCCCCGGCGCGGGGACGACAAAGTTCGGCATCGGTGAGGCGCTGACGGTGGCCAGCGCGCTGGTCTACGCGATACACATCATCTACACGGGCCGGGTCGCCACCCAGGACAAGGCCGTGACCCTGGCCGTCGTGCAGACTGCCGGTGTGGCGGTGGTCTGCACGATCGCCGCGCTGCCGGGTGGCATCGGGCTGCCTCAGCGGGCGTCCGACTGGTGGGCGGTGCTCTACATGGCACTGTTGTGCGGCGCGCTCACCGCCGTCTTGCAGGTGTGGGCGCAGTCGAAGGTCTCCCCCACCAGGGCCGCGGTGATCATGAGCACCGAACCGATCTGGGCCGCCACCTTCGCGATCATGGCCGGCCAGGAGCCCTTTAGCATGCGCACCCTGCTGGGCGGCACAGCGATGGTGATCGCGATGATCCTGTCGTCATTGCCGGATCGGTCCATGATGCGCGAGCCCGTCGTTGTGCCGGCACAAACCGTCACACCGCCCAGGGCCGGGTATCGCGGACGTCGATCAGCTGGGTCGAACTCAGCGCTGACACATGCTTATCGATCAGACCCAGACCCCGCTCATTGAGCAATCCGTCATGGATGAGGAAGCCCCGAGGTGCGGCCACGGCGCGGGCGAAGTCGATGGTCTCCCTGGTCGCCGCCCACGGGCCGAACGCCGGAATCAGCGCGATATCGATGCCCTCGGCGACCGCGTCCAGACTGTCGCCGGGATGCAGCACGCTGGGCTCTGACTCCGCGCGGAAGACGAAGCCGACATTGCCGATCCGCGGATAGTCACGGTGAATCACCGCATGCTGACCGCCGATGGTCTCGACCGTCAGTGATCCGATGTCGATCGTCTCGCCGGGACCGAGCCGCCGGGTCCGATCTGGCAGGTCGACGATGTCGACCACGCTCGACTCCACCGCCACCATGGCATTCGGATTCGCGTCCAGCAGCCTCGGCAGCCAGACGGGATCGGCGTGATCGGGATGCTGATGAGTGACCAGTACCGCGTCCAGGTCGGTCAGGCCACGCCAGGCCGTGCTGAAGTCTCCGGGATCGACCAGCACCCGCTGGCCGGCGGTTTCGATGAGTACGCAGGAATGTCCGAGATGGGTGATCTGCATGTCTCCACTATGGCAGTCACAGCCCAGCGGCTCCCGGAAATCGCGCCCGCTGTCAGGACGCGAGTAGTTCGCCGACGATCCGGCCGGCTTCGCGGCACTGGTCGGC
The Brooklawnia propionicigenes DNA segment above includes these coding regions:
- a CDS encoding MBL fold metallo-hydrolase is translated as MQITHLGHSCVLIETAGQRVLVDPGDFSTAWRGLTDLDAVLVTHQHPDHADPVWLPRLLDANPNAMVAVESSVVDIVDLPDRTRRLGPGETIDIGSLTVETIGGQHAVIHRDYPRIGNVGFVFRAESEPSVLHPGDSLDAVAEGIDIALIPAFGPWAATRETIDFARAVAAPRGFLIHDGLLNERGLGLIDKHVSALSSTQLIDVRDTRPWAV
- a CDS encoding HelD family protein; the encoded protein is MTEEHSPSANEILAHELAVEQAHVDTVYRYLASATAAARNVQAESRAKYLTDRADWMREEDGTALFERDAFAYQAAKRLAVLDAEHEGLVFGRLDFIDDEDKRYIGRLGVRDDDYEPLVIDWRAPAAEAFYRATAADPMGVSRRRVLRCRDDKVIGIEDDLLDEAGSSDLVVIGEGALLAALQRARGPRMRDIVATIQAEQDMAIRAPHQGVTIISGGPGTGKTVVALHRAAFLLYTYRKRMEAGGVLVVGPTDLFMSYIERVLPGLGEDSVTLKSVGELATDVLGFGSQRVDEAEATLVKGSLRMLPVLRRAVHEPMTPENIRLRVSVKGEILTLEAPELGAIRREVLASQKANRARPATEKALTDALWKKLPTDIAALLDLSREVFDEIVTSQASYAMFLNAWWPTLTPELVLARLADPALLRKFGHDVLDADERHVLADSLAHARGFVPGGERQHPDWSISDIALLDELAAMIGPAPIEREVDPTLFLDDGTEVAELVTLADTLTTTREIDPDDDGVVTHAHVLVDEAQDITPMQWRMLRRRGPQASWTLVGDPAQSSYPSDDETRRAMRDLIGRGASRTFRLSTNYRSPAEIMDLAGRVITSVYPDADVPASVRRTGVQPELLALPDAPRGERLGRVLTRLAAEVDGSIAVICAAGRLASVRDTIASMPLPDELRNRLTVLTALQVKGLEFDATIVLAPDEIVQQTAGGVRVLYVALTRATQRLVTLDLTDGRPGAWRESLELPANGSE
- a CDS encoding methylenetetrahydrofolate reductase produces the protein MSSHESIGELLANTSQATFSFEFFPPKDEAGQELLTRTIAELKPLKPDWVSVTYGANGSSRQRTLNATMAILATTDFRVMGHLTCTGQTVDEIKAVIDAYGDAGVTNILAIRGDMPGGASEPWRAHPGGLHNATELVELIASRGDFSIGVAAFPDGHATSTPELDAQILLGKQQAGASFAVTQLFFELGHYFEMVGRARSAGCTIPIVPGIMPVTSVKQLGRFAEMSGADIPAEVARRLLSVADDPDQVRHTGAQIAAELCERLLAGCAPGLHFFTQNRSRATREILAMLRADRPSGRG
- a CDS encoding DMT family transporter gives rise to the protein MITSRDRLFYSPADRLAPLSLLFMAVLWGSTFFVLHDMLDRIDAADLLAVRFTIAAVVFGAVVHRKLLWSRTTVRQGAILGLIFGSAQLLQTYGLAHTSASISGFLTGLYVVVTPILEGVLLKARVRQRVWLAVALATVGLAALTIVPGAGTTKFGIGEALTVASALVYAIHIIYTGRVATQDKAVTLAVVQTAGVAVVCTIAALPGGIGLPQRASDWWAVLYMALLCGALTAVLQVWAQSKVSPTRAAVIMSTEPIWAATFAIMAGQEPFSMRTLLGGTAMVIAMILSSLPDRSMMREPVVVPAQTVTPPRAGYRGRRSAGSNSALTHAYRSDPDPAH
- the pknB gene encoding Stk1 family PASTA domain-containing Ser/Thr kinase, whose product is MTRTTTDRLVGDVLDGRYEVLQRLARGGMATVYRAWDRRLERIVAIKVMHDGLGDDADFVAKFDREARAAARLCDQNVVSIFDQGYDHGRPYIVMEFVEGSTLRSIITRDAPMTPLRAIQMIEPVAAALAVAHDAGLVHRDVKPENVLISDRGAVKVADFGLARTVSSQTSTSTQGLLIGTVSYLPPELLTTGRAHSWSDVYSTGIVLFEMLTGTKPYTGDAPITVAYKHVNEDVPLPSQVLTARHPGQARRDPIPDYVDALVASCTRRNPKSRPVDGRELLRRIRRVRRALERGVRSDEALCALVFPASALPWAQEVTTALDPDSMATSVLAATASAPSQPTLTPQPQAQPSPPTAFRPDPVRSTRVMPAMTDQQVTARPATASTYSSAPTHPAGPPAPPPLPPTEDVPMPASQRYPSLSRTATYRRRRAFTATILVVLLTLVVGLTSWWFTSGRYVAAPSVINLTQAEAQGVADQAGLTITFAQEYSETVPTDLVISSDPVPGDRIVRGSQMSAVISKGPERFAVPQVAGMTLNDAKQALSEANLATGTITEQWSETVATGLVISAGYTAGEQLKRDTPVDLAVSIGREPLTIPSVVGKPKDEAAKTLTDLGFQVAYGDEQVSATVPAGSVISQNPASGTGYRSDTITLVISKGANLTKVPAPATNEKPATYYDRLTAAKFAPELVYSGANLGPNVGKIAKVTDEDDNVLTADSELPEGAKVKVYVSL
- a CDS encoding polyprenyl synthetase family protein, with amino-acid sequence MRLDPSDPTSRSFRDAITAELAAFLSAKSAALADVSPALTELTEVAADFASGGKRLRPAFAYWGYVGAAGDHDVPAAIWPVISAFELLHAGVLIHDDVLDQADSRRGRPTVHRRFEAWHRSSGGHGDAAEFGRAMAVLLGDQLLVWSDELACGAGLDPESWRRASPYWHRVRTEVNSGQVLDLWAQYQVGSDDTLGAEQIAAKVLEEKTSRYTVQRPVQFGAAAGGAGDDALAALGRFGLVLGRAFQLRDDLLGVFADQEQSGKPAAGDLIEGKRTVLLARALDGLNQAARRRLESLIGTPLTDDQIAEARALISSSGAVDQVESLIDADYAAAAAALSECELTEPGYLALTELARQCVERTF